One Vibrio neonatus genomic window carries:
- a CDS encoding zinc-dependent metalloprotease: protein MNKSLLGCSILAATIGLVGCGPKDEAYDKVDRSPYELKVSDLNTLSAKTFLYRRMLGETPRYLTAVRGKVPNDVKLVKFRMTENGLQVVQLDTDNVGDGHSGRFDTENNYRPILTIGGKYVDYKCSEDSYDKCTNKEEVDSSESLTWDQKHYFVPDFSNVSIAEQDYNDLFSLSCAVNPVSSVLAKVPAEQWKGYLLDLKNGVINFELKSVYSVPSASCIPKFASDWDVDKLSFETTEYFSMVERDKIVSKDYKAIPYQEEDGNTFGFFTTSHTYRDNEYQSDQTGYKRTYLNRFDPNKEEVNYYLSNSFWDEDNAVFLAAAKEAEAIINTQNSMYHTGLPHINFVQAKDKRYGDLRYSFLRLFDQPLDNGLLGVANSSDDPLTGEIVSAGFNQFSGNFLGNAAFSYDIFVRDYNLGRLNPDSVKEATGATYPDAPLQNTKLEGVTDYTHATNTEASITANAAQAPADIANAIDTAAKPRNQDDLIKEADARLAAALQNGSNLLPVMEDTMTRVAQQPLKFSELQDLSEKVNADTSNIQSNQQAVAHANNILKLYNDRMDYNSQHNILTADAMNLGGNYGVLPKGVKGYAIDWKQPELWVDGIVGGKLKQLKQLPKDLRHDMVVKTAAVGFVGTIIHEFGHSIGLRHNFKGSTDYKHFYTKTAIAKQKAALAKLGYPNVSLSTSTSTQMEYMNDMFGMGFGPYDLAAIRFGYRREIQDNRATTVDDWDKASYWHSLKDLDQKRRDEWAQDINNGKTRTGSVNLLSEQLAGKVNSKSDDNGYSNFFGWKYCTDGHVDLNSDCNRFDIGFNYDEIAQYYVERYLNYYTLRNTRSDRANYFDTNYNAYISSRKSGFSRMHEFIEDVGGLEKRINLRDNSLDTWCANDSSAWYCDRVNAKNRIAKFLLQVASQPDAAVLINFKDSNGNLVWSKPSVSNLSYLLSKYDDLDLSSLDDADKLQPGQVISQYSDAPKLLDLMAVQVGIKKEYWDKYSQFTPVIKFVGRSLNSSSAKVADPEHPYSNEVDKLGIWPDRLIAIQQLVTRHTDRNTSSLTHQAMVDFAPINRLFKGMLCRMAMADVDGTYAKAMSDIDGSDIAKVVGPEANCNALAIDQITNSYPQLPTDFDLTTGETPTTHWKWEGISSVDDFYPAYDDVVYQNIEALSPDVTSAVLGFGFDRNNGVTKGETNLFHALLNQVALYSTDSDTNSKDDARLLREFVGIHLASDYVQGTPMTLNGKLYTVTPENILAASLLQDQELVTKKIHAFAADTASHTDATKFAAYKVLAQRSARDQKALEQLPVVE from the coding sequence ATGAATAAGAGCTTATTAGGTTGCAGTATACTTGCTGCAACCATAGGACTTGTAGGCTGTGGTCCCAAGGATGAGGCGTATGACAAGGTTGATCGCTCCCCTTACGAGCTGAAAGTTTCAGATCTCAATACACTATCAGCGAAGACCTTTCTATACCGTCGTATGCTAGGCGAAACACCACGTTACCTTACTGCAGTACGTGGTAAAGTGCCTAATGACGTCAAGTTAGTAAAATTCCGTATGACTGAAAACGGACTTCAAGTTGTACAACTCGACACCGACAATGTAGGTGACGGACACAGTGGTCGTTTTGACACAGAAAACAACTATCGCCCAATTCTGACCATTGGCGGTAAATACGTAGACTACAAATGTTCTGAAGACAGCTACGATAAATGTACTAACAAAGAAGAAGTGGATTCAAGTGAGTCATTAACTTGGGACCAAAAACATTACTTCGTACCTGACTTCTCTAATGTCAGCATTGCTGAGCAAGATTACAACGACTTGTTCTCTCTAAGCTGTGCGGTAAACCCTGTCAGCTCTGTATTGGCAAAAGTACCTGCTGAACAGTGGAAGGGCTACCTTCTTGACCTTAAAAATGGCGTAATCAACTTTGAGTTGAAATCGGTTTACTCTGTACCGAGCGCAAGCTGTATCCCTAAATTCGCCAGCGATTGGGATGTGGATAAGCTCAGCTTTGAAACCACTGAATACTTCTCAATGGTTGAGCGTGATAAGATCGTTTCTAAAGACTACAAAGCGATCCCATACCAAGAAGAAGACGGTAACACCTTTGGTTTCTTTACCACTTCACACACATACCGTGATAACGAATACCAATCAGATCAAACTGGCTACAAACGCACATATCTAAACCGCTTTGATCCGAATAAAGAAGAAGTAAATTACTACTTATCTAACAGCTTCTGGGATGAAGATAACGCCGTATTCCTTGCCGCGGCTAAAGAAGCGGAAGCTATCATCAACACCCAAAACAGCATGTACCACACAGGGTTGCCTCACATCAACTTTGTACAAGCTAAAGACAAACGCTACGGTGATTTACGTTATAGCTTCCTAAGACTATTTGACCAACCTCTAGACAATGGTCTATTGGGTGTAGCAAACAGCAGTGACGATCCACTCACAGGTGAAATCGTAAGTGCTGGCTTTAACCAATTTAGTGGTAACTTCCTAGGCAATGCTGCCTTCTCTTACGATATTTTCGTACGTGACTATAACCTTGGTCGTTTAAACCCGGATTCTGTAAAAGAAGCAACTGGTGCAACCTACCCTGATGCTCCGCTACAAAATACTAAGTTGGAAGGCGTAACGGATTACACCCACGCTACCAACACTGAAGCAAGTATCACAGCAAATGCCGCTCAAGCTCCTGCTGATATTGCAAATGCAATTGACACGGCGGCTAAGCCACGTAATCAAGATGATTTGATTAAAGAAGCTGACGCACGATTGGCTGCTGCACTGCAAAACGGTTCAAATCTACTGCCAGTGATGGAAGACACAATGACTCGAGTTGCTCAACAGCCACTTAAGTTTAGTGAATTGCAAGATCTATCAGAGAAAGTAAATGCTGACACTAGCAATATCCAATCAAACCAACAAGCAGTAGCACACGCCAACAATATACTTAAATTGTATAACGACCGTATGGACTACAACTCTCAGCACAATATTTTAACTGCTGACGCAATGAATCTTGGCGGTAACTATGGCGTGCTACCGAAAGGCGTTAAAGGCTATGCAATTGATTGGAAACAACCTGAACTTTGGGTTGACGGCATTGTGGGTGGCAAACTTAAGCAACTGAAACAATTGCCTAAAGATCTTCGTCACGACATGGTTGTTAAAACCGCTGCGGTTGGTTTTGTAGGTACTATTATCCATGAGTTTGGTCACAGTATTGGTCTTCGCCATAACTTCAAAGGCTCTACGGATTACAAACACTTCTACACCAAAACAGCTATTGCTAAACAAAAAGCAGCGCTGGCTAAACTGGGTTATCCAAATGTAAGCCTTTCAACGTCAACCAGTACTCAAATGGAGTACATGAATGACATGTTTGGCATGGGCTTTGGTCCATACGATTTAGCGGCAATCCGCTTTGGCTACCGCCGTGAAATCCAAGACAACCGTGCTACAACTGTTGATGACTGGGATAAAGCAAGCTACTGGCACTCACTAAAAGATCTTGACCAAAAACGTCGTGATGAGTGGGCGCAAGATATCAACAATGGTAAAACTCGCACCGGCTCTGTGAACTTATTAAGTGAACAGCTAGCAGGTAAAGTGAATAGCAAATCTGACGACAATGGCTACAGCAACTTCTTTGGTTGGAAATACTGTACCGATGGTCACGTTGATTTAAACAGCGACTGTAACCGTTTCGATATTGGCTTTAACTATGACGAAATTGCTCAGTACTACGTTGAACGTTACCTGAACTACTACACACTACGTAACACTCGTTCAGATCGCGCTAATTACTTTGACACTAACTACAATGCGTACATTAGTTCTCGTAAAAGTGGCTTTTCTAGAATGCACGAGTTCATCGAAGATGTTGGTGGGCTTGAAAAACGCATCAATCTTCGCGATAACTCACTAGATACTTGGTGTGCGAATGATAGCTCTGCTTGGTATTGTGACCGCGTAAATGCTAAGAACCGCATTGCGAAGTTCTTGTTACAAGTAGCAAGTCAGCCAGATGCTGCTGTATTGATTAACTTCAAAGACAGCAACGGCAACCTTGTTTGGTCTAAGCCTAGTGTCAGTAACCTAAGTTACCTACTGAGCAAATACGACGACCTTGACCTATCAAGTTTAGATGACGCCGATAAATTGCAACCTGGACAAGTTATTAGTCAATACTCAGATGCCCCTAAATTGCTTGACCTTATGGCTGTTCAAGTTGGTATCAAAAAAGAGTATTGGGATAAATACTCCCAGTTTACGCCTGTAATTAAATTTGTTGGTCGTAGCCTAAACAGCTCAAGTGCTAAAGTAGCCGATCCTGAACATCCATACTCTAACGAAGTGGATAAACTGGGTATCTGGCCTGATCGCTTAATTGCAATTCAACAACTCGTTACTCGTCATACTGACCGTAATACTAGTTCTTTGACTCACCAAGCTATGGTTGACTTTGCGCCAATCAATAGATTGTTCAAAGGCATGTTATGTCGTATGGCAATGGCTGATGTTGATGGCACCTATGCTAAAGCAATGTCTGACATCGATGGTTCTGACATCGCTAAAGTAGTTGGCCCTGAAGCAAACTGTAATGCATTGGCGATTGATCAAATCACTAATTCATACCCACAACTGCCAACTGACTTTGACCTGACTACAGGGGAAACTCCAACGACTCATTGGAAGTGGGAAGGTATCTCAAGTGTTGATGATTTCTACCCTGCGTATGACGATGTGGTATACCAAAACATCGAAGCACTAAGCCCAGATGTCACTAGTGCTGTGCTTGGTTTTGGTTTTGACCGTAACAACGGCGTAACCAAAGGTGAAACAAATCTGTTCCACGCTCTACTTAACCAAGTAGCACTATATTCAACAGACAGTGATACCAATAGTAAGGATGATGCACGTCTATTGCGTGAATTTGTAGGCATTCACTTAGCCTCTGATTACGTGCAAGGAACCCCAATGACCCTTAATGGTAAATTGTATACAGTAACTCCTGAAAACATTCTTGCGGCTAGTTTGCTACAAGACCAAGAATTAGTTACTAAGAAAATTCATGCATTTGCTGCTGACACTGCAAGTCATACAGATGCAACGAAATTTGCTGCATACAAAGTATTGGCACAGCGTTCAGCTCGTGATCAAAAAGCGTTGGAACAACTTCCTGTTGTTGAATAA
- a CDS encoding M42 family metallopeptidase, producing the protein MENKILELKKLTELNAVPGNEGECRKYMAQRFEGVADDVVLDNIGSIIGKKVGAENGPRIMLAGHMDEVGFMVTEINKDGFVKFTPLGGWWNQVMLAQQLTITTGAGEHIHGVIGSKPPHILKPAERAKPVEIDAMFIDIGVATKEEAEALGIKPGDMITPYIEFREMANKDYLLGKAFDNRIGCAIALDVMDNLKDVAHPNQLFSVGTVQEEVGLRGARTASNLVQPEIAIAVDVGIADDTPGCDNKGVMGKGPQLTLKDASMVGHKGLRELCITICEELDIPFQYQVLNGGGTDAGMMHVSGNGAPSISIGIPSRYIHSHTSMIHKQDYIATTKLITELVKRLDRDTVNALLMD; encoded by the coding sequence ATGGAAAATAAAATTCTAGAACTTAAAAAACTGACCGAGCTAAACGCCGTACCAGGCAACGAAGGTGAGTGTCGCAAATACATGGCGCAACGCTTTGAAGGCGTTGCAGACGACGTTGTATTAGACAATATTGGCAGCATTATTGGTAAAAAAGTGGGCGCAGAAAATGGCCCTCGCATTATGCTTGCAGGCCACATGGATGAAGTGGGCTTCATGGTCACTGAAATCAACAAAGACGGTTTTGTTAAATTCACGCCACTTGGTGGTTGGTGGAACCAAGTCATGTTGGCGCAACAACTGACAATCACCACTGGTGCTGGCGAACATATCCACGGCGTTATTGGTAGCAAACCACCGCACATCCTTAAACCTGCAGAGCGTGCTAAGCCTGTTGAAATTGACGCTATGTTCATCGATATCGGCGTTGCGACAAAAGAAGAAGCCGAAGCTCTAGGTATTAAACCTGGCGATATGATCACTCCATATATCGAATTTCGTGAAATGGCGAACAAAGACTACCTACTAGGTAAAGCATTTGATAACCGCATTGGTTGTGCTATTGCTCTGGATGTTATGGACAACCTAAAAGACGTTGCTCATCCAAACCAATTGTTCTCTGTCGGTACAGTGCAAGAAGAAGTGGGCCTACGCGGCGCGCGCACTGCATCTAACTTGGTTCAACCAGAAATCGCAATTGCGGTCGATGTGGGTATTGCCGATGATACTCCAGGATGTGACAACAAAGGCGTAATGGGTAAAGGTCCACAACTGACATTAAAAGACGCATCAATGGTCGGTCACAAAGGTCTGCGCGAACTGTGCATTACTATTTGTGAAGAGCTAGATATTCCGTTCCAATACCAAGTATTAAACGGTGGCGGTACTGATGCAGGTATGATGCACGTATCGGGTAATGGTGCACCGTCTATTTCAATCGGTATTCCATCACGTTATATCCACTCTCATACTTCGATGATCCATAAACAAGATTACATCGCGACTACTAAACTTATCACTGAACTTGTGAAACGTTTAGATCGCGACACAGTAAATGCTCTGTTGATGGACTAA
- a CDS encoding zinc-dependent metalloprotease, producing MRKSLLHCSLILVSASLFGCGPGDESYDTVAKDPDMIASADIEQTVKADDGLDHARRYLYLRTIRKAPRYFASLGSNTWYNDTKLVTLHRSENGIEVLQEDKGAIGDGQEYSPYDNPENLRPLVTINGSYIDYKCATDSYNKCTNQEEENTDADVKWDQKKYFVPDLANITVKDLGFNDMDISRCLTEAGAPRIVHRTEKTADGKKVTWNGHEIDLKNGVINLEIAQDYTASTSAACADFSPQDSLDNYSLTVTSFVSIVALDSPRKDGDAHSRTLVSENYKPVPYAEQETSTFGFFKTRIDHNDTFNEDDQNGQFRQYLNRWNPEKAKLHYYLSNNFYEAKNAPYLAAATQGIALINAENEVFNTGVPQIELAPAGDRQSGDLRYAIIELADEPLANGLLGYAPSAVNPLTGEIISGVVNQYSGNAINVVPPYWQRLRRAYNHGKMSQEQFDELVANPIKYKATKSGLTANQARYVITPVLPGSNGSYLFGEKLNHLANVLAGGFDALSNSQVMELARHKTQSDIIADREMGETVSLERQAQAKQEDMYTLGRNNMLSVQALEHTAFGNGDYRTLPQGVRELPGEAANKYRINWNSDNYYTDATHTKLKNFKDLTVADQQDLKVKLSAAIFASTLTHEMGHSLGLRHNFLGSVDAENYNFNDAQMAKLKQKLASVGYPNIEPHSNSSSRMEYSLDAYSTGYGPYDMAALRFGYARKVELSSAALTAYKGAKNAGLEDTPIEGNYISLKPRDQKRRAEIADLDGRGEGYGHYSRGVTDAKLKKVLKSFQFCTDENVFLGNTCNRFDAGFTSAQIVHNKIDDYEASYTRNNTRNGQEDYGMAYLTSYILGRMNTFNSLHAFIEDSHDLLGSGEDSVSLDHQNIIHSIITQCRTQDPDTGKYDPSNLSMLMATYNDEHIASLVCDLVAGTDNARQFLLTTALSQVNRNISAYYESETTDSSGATVPTPGLLNLPFDLVKSEYVKAHGPLDLEPGEVIVDGDTHQELLNKMVQSALDQLGPNNRLLPKGPSKHYTLDGQSIDITPKGVEFTGHSLNSLTADIADPNHPYINDRDVLGVWPDKLLAVRTLLGRFHPRLKTSSTTAALADSNFAGEILKMGICRQALGNTFGNSNDPNEAQCYQVLSGDIYNSGSVATNGVMDNDAITAVVTGYAAQNINYNVSADWATTNIETMPTFAYDAAQYFNLPISGNISILRAMLNQFVLGSTTKNTDLGLQAASKGYREFASVYTEDAIYSYETPITFDFNDTTTFASAADDFSKLLHHTATAQSLIVRLPNSNSKFVLKENNRLGLVLLNGYIQTFMARAQNKVAAEQAVLDAKLTRLQTILETMPRTDSDAQLDDTSVLTNI from the coding sequence ATGAGAAAAAGTCTGTTGCATTGCAGCCTAATACTCGTGTCCGCCAGCCTTTTCGGTTGCGGCCCTGGAGATGAGTCTTATGACACGGTTGCGAAAGATCCCGATATGATCGCGAGCGCTGATATCGAGCAAACAGTGAAAGCTGATGATGGTCTAGATCATGCTCGTCGCTATCTTTATCTACGTACTATTCGTAAAGCTCCGCGTTATTTTGCGTCTTTAGGCAGCAACACATGGTACAACGATACTAAACTTGTCACTTTGCACCGTTCAGAAAACGGCATTGAAGTGCTACAAGAAGATAAAGGTGCTATCGGTGACGGACAAGAATACTCTCCATATGATAACCCTGAAAACCTTCGTCCATTAGTGACCATCAACGGTAGCTACATTGACTATAAATGTGCCACTGACAGCTACAATAAGTGTACTAACCAAGAAGAAGAAAACACTGATGCCGATGTAAAATGGGATCAGAAAAAATACTTTGTTCCTGACTTAGCTAACATCACTGTTAAAGACCTTGGTTTCAATGACATGGATATCAGCCGCTGTCTAACTGAAGCGGGTGCACCACGTATTGTTCACCGCACAGAAAAAACAGCAGACGGCAAAAAGGTCACTTGGAACGGTCATGAAATCGATCTAAAAAATGGCGTGATCAACTTAGAAATCGCACAAGATTACACGGCAAGTACATCTGCTGCCTGTGCAGACTTCTCGCCACAAGACAGCCTAGACAACTACTCTCTGACAGTAACTAGCTTTGTTTCGATTGTTGCACTTGATTCTCCTCGTAAAGATGGCGACGCTCATTCGCGCACTCTAGTTTCTGAAAACTACAAACCTGTTCCTTACGCAGAGCAAGAAACCTCTACATTTGGCTTCTTTAAAACTCGCATTGATCACAACGATACCTTTAACGAAGACGACCAAAATGGTCAGTTCCGTCAATACCTAAATCGTTGGAACCCTGAAAAAGCGAAACTGCATTACTATCTATCAAATAACTTCTATGAAGCGAAGAACGCACCGTATCTAGCGGCAGCAACTCAAGGTATTGCCTTAATCAACGCAGAAAACGAAGTATTTAACACTGGCGTTCCTCAAATTGAATTGGCTCCAGCAGGCGATCGTCAATCTGGTGATTTACGCTATGCAATCATCGAACTTGCCGATGAACCATTAGCAAATGGTCTATTAGGTTACGCGCCAAGTGCCGTAAACCCACTCACCGGCGAAATTATTTCTGGTGTGGTTAACCAATACAGTGGTAATGCAATCAATGTGGTTCCGCCGTACTGGCAACGTCTGCGTCGTGCATACAACCACGGCAAAATGTCGCAAGAACAATTTGATGAGCTAGTAGCTAATCCAATTAAATACAAAGCGACTAAATCTGGCTTAACGGCTAACCAAGCTCGTTATGTTATCACCCCTGTACTGCCTGGCTCGAACGGTAGCTACTTATTCGGTGAGAAGTTAAACCATTTAGCAAACGTACTTGCAGGCGGTTTTGACGCACTGTCTAACAGTCAAGTGATGGAATTAGCTCGCCACAAAACACAAAGCGATATCATTGCTGACCGTGAAATGGGCGAAACAGTATCCCTAGAACGTCAAGCACAAGCTAAACAAGAAGACATGTACACTCTTGGCCGTAACAACATGTTGAGCGTTCAAGCGCTTGAACATACGGCATTTGGCAACGGCGATTACCGCACCCTTCCACAAGGCGTACGTGAATTACCAGGTGAGGCGGCAAACAAGTATCGCATCAACTGGAACAGCGATAATTACTACACCGATGCTACCCATACTAAGCTGAAAAACTTCAAAGATTTGACTGTTGCAGATCAGCAAGATCTAAAAGTGAAACTATCAGCGGCAATTTTTGCAAGTACACTAACTCACGAAATGGGACACAGCCTAGGCCTACGTCACAACTTCTTAGGTAGTGTGGACGCAGAGAACTACAACTTCAATGATGCGCAAATGGCTAAATTGAAGCAAAAACTGGCCTCTGTGGGTTATCCAAACATTGAACCGCATTCAAACTCTAGTAGCCGTATGGAATACAGCCTAGACGCTTACTCTACCGGTTACGGCCCTTATGATATGGCGGCACTACGCTTTGGTTATGCGCGTAAAGTTGAACTTTCAAGTGCTGCACTAACCGCATATAAAGGTGCGAAAAACGCAGGACTAGAAGACACGCCAATTGAAGGGAACTACATCTCCCTTAAACCACGCGATCAAAAACGTCGTGCTGAAATTGCCGATCTAGACGGTCGCGGTGAAGGCTATGGTCATTACTCACGTGGTGTTACTGACGCTAAACTGAAGAAAGTACTTAAGAGCTTCCAATTCTGTACAGATGAGAATGTTTTCTTAGGCAACACTTGTAACCGCTTTGACGCAGGCTTCACCAGCGCACAAATTGTGCACAACAAAATTGACGATTACGAAGCTAGCTACACCAGAAACAATACCCGTAATGGCCAAGAAGACTATGGTATGGCTTACCTAACGTCTTACATACTAGGTCGAATGAATACCTTCAACTCGCTACACGCGTTTATTGAAGATTCACACGATCTATTAGGCTCTGGTGAAGATTCTGTGAGTCTTGATCACCAAAATATTATTCACAGTATTATTACGCAGTGTCGCACTCAAGATCCTGATACTGGTAAATACGATCCAAGCAACCTATCTATGTTGATGGCTACCTACAACGATGAACATATCGCATCGTTAGTATGTGACCTAGTTGCAGGTACCGATAACGCACGTCAATTCTTATTGACTACTGCCCTATCGCAAGTGAATCGTAACATTTCAGCCTACTATGAAAGCGAGACTACTGATTCATCAGGTGCTACCGTTCCGACTCCAGGTCTTTTGAATCTTCCATTTGATCTCGTTAAGTCAGAGTATGTTAAAGCACACGGTCCGTTAGACCTTGAACCAGGTGAAGTGATTGTTGATGGCGATACTCATCAAGAGCTATTAAACAAAATGGTGCAAAGTGCACTAGATCAATTAGGTCCAAACAACCGTTTACTACCTAAAGGACCTAGCAAGCATTATACACTTGATGGACAAAGTATTGATATTACGCCTAAAGGTGTAGAATTTACTGGACACTCATTAAATAGTTTAACTGCAGACATTGCTGATCCTAACCATCCATACATTAACGATCGTGATGTATTGGGTGTATGGCCAGACAAACTACTGGCGGTGAGAACACTACTAGGTCGTTTCCACCCACGTTTAAAAACGTCAAGTACAACAGCTGCACTAGCAGATAGTAACTTTGCCGGCGAAATCTTAAAAATGGGTATTTGTCGTCAAGCATTAGGTAATACATTTGGTAACTCTAATGATCCTAACGAAGCGCAATGTTACCAAGTACTTAGCGGTGATATTTATAATAGCGGTTCAGTTGCAACCAATGGTGTAATGGATAATGACGCAATTACCGCAGTAGTGACTGGCTACGCGGCACAAAATATCAATTACAACGTATCGGCTGACTGGGCAACAACGAACATAGAAACTATGCCAACGTTCGCTTACGATGCAGCACAATACTTCAACCTTCCTATTTCAGGAAATATCAGTATTTTGCGCGCTATGCTTAACCAGTTTGTGCTTGGTTCAACCACCAAAAACACAGATCTTGGTCTACAAGCGGCAAGTAAAGGTTACCGTGAGTTTGCAAGTGTTTACACAGAAGATGCAATTTATTCTTATGAAACACCTATCACGTTTGATTTTAACGATACAACAACCTTTGCTAGTGCAGCTGATGACTTTTCGAAGTTATTACACCATACAGCAACAGCTCAAAGCTTAATTGTTCGTCTTCCTAACTCAAATAGTAAGTTCGTTCTTAAAGAGAACAACCGCTTAGGTTTGGTATTGTTAAATGGATATATCCAAACATTTATGGCAAGAGCGCAGAATAAAGTTGCAGCAGAACAAGCTGTCCTTGACGCTAAGCTAACTCGTTTGCAAACTATCTTAGAGACTATGCCTCGCACTGACAGCGATGCTCAGTTAGATGATACGTCTGTTCTAACCAACATATAA
- a CDS encoding HNH endonuclease, with protein MSLKELRQKAEKQELQAFYELMEVALECSEVVKGLSPTKRRAWLTEVLEEMLVIQASKCALCKTDIEFGSFEVDHIIPHSRGGGNERTNLQLLCKLCNRKKGSSVAPQDLLRYLESRYMNL; from the coding sequence ATGTCATTAAAGGAGCTTAGACAAAAAGCAGAAAAACAAGAACTCCAAGCATTTTATGAACTTATGGAGGTAGCACTTGAATGCTCAGAGGTTGTGAAAGGACTGTCTCCAACTAAGCGAAGGGCTTGGTTGACTGAGGTTTTGGAAGAAATGCTAGTAATCCAAGCATCCAAATGTGCTTTGTGTAAGACAGATATTGAATTTGGCTCATTTGAAGTTGACCATATTATCCCTCATTCTAGAGGTGGTGGAAATGAACGTACCAACCTCCAACTTCTTTGTAAGCTATGTAATAGAAAGAAGGGATCTTCAGTTGCTCCTCAAGATTTACTCCGATATTTAGAAAGCCGTTATATGAATCTTTAG